Genomic segment of Streptomyces alboniger:
GCCGGACGACGACCGCGCGCACACCCTCAGCGACCTCGGCCAGCACCCGCCGCTCGATTTGCGGGCGGTAGCCGACGATGTCGATCGGATCGGTCGGGGTCTCCTCGCCGACCTCCTGGGCGTCGCCGGTGGCGCCCAGCACCCAGACGCCACTGGTGTAGACGAAGGGACGTCGGGTGCCGCGCAACGGGGCCGCCAACGCCTCGATGACGGCGATGTCCACGTCCACGTCACCGCTCGGAGGAGCCAGATGAATCACGGCCTCGATCTCCGGGGTCACCGTACCGGCCAGCGAAGCCGGGTCCGCGGTGTCGCCGACCACCTGGGCGTGCCAGCCCCGGCCGGGCTGCGGCTCGGCGCCCCGGGTGAGCGCGACGACCTGGTGGCCGGCGGCGACGAGGTGGTCGGTGACGGCGGAGCCGATGTAGCCGGTAGCACCGGTGAGCAGAACCTTCATGATGTTCCTGTCTTGATGAACGAGATGATTCATCTCGTTTTTGGGTGGTGTGGTGACTTGCTCCGAACCCGCGCGGTGCGCGCGGGATTTCGCCTCAAAGGTTGATCATGTGGCCGGCCAGGCCGTGGATCGCTTCCTTCACGGCCTCGCCCAGCGTCGGGTGCGCGTGCACGTTGCGCGCGACCTCGTGGACCGTCAGGTCCCACTGCTGGGCCAGCGTCAGCTCGGGCAGCAGCTCGGTGACGTCCGGACCGATCAGGTGAGCGCCGATGATCTCGCCGTGCTTCGCGTCGGCGATGATCTTCACGAAGCCGGTCGAGTCGCCGAGGCCGTGTGCCTTGCCGTTCGCGGTGAACGGGAACTTGGCGACCTTGACGTCGTACCCCTTCTCCCGCGCCTGCGCTTCGGTCCAGCCGAAGCTGGCGATCTGCGGCCGGCAGTAGGTGGCGCGCGGGATCATCGAGTAGTCGAGCTTCATAGTCTCGGTGTCCCCGATGGTTTCGGCGGCGACCACGCCCATGGACTCGGCGGTGTGCGCGAGCATCAGCTTCGCGGTCACGTCGCCGATGGCGTAGATGTTCGGCACATTGGTACGGCAGTGGCCGTCGACCTCGATCGCGCCGCGCTCGGTCAGCGCGACACCGGTGTTCTCCAGGCCGTAGCCGGAGACGTTCGGCGCGAAGCCGCTGGCCTGGAGGACCTTGTCGGCCTCCAGGACCTTCTGCGCGCCGTCCTTGCCGGTGACGGTGACGCGGACCTGCGGGCCGGATTCGTCGATCGACTCCACGCGGGTCGAGGTGAGGACGTCGATGCCCAGCTTGCGGTACTGCTTCGCCAGCTCCTTGGAGACGTCGGCGTCCTCCAGCGGCGCGATCCGGTCGAGGAACTCGACGATCGTGACCTTCACGCCGTAGTTGTGCAGGACGTACGCGAACTCGACTCCGATCGCGCCGGCGCCCGCGATCACGATCGACTGCGGAAGGTCGTCGGCGAGGATCTGCTCCTCGTACGTGACCACGCGCTCGCTGCGGGCGGTGCCGGGCAGCAGCCGCGGGGTCGCGCCGGTGGCGATGACGCAGTTGTCGAAGGACACGGTGCGGATGGCGCCGTCCGCCTCTGTGATCTGGAGGGTGTTCGGGTCGACGAAGGAGCCGCGGCCGTTGAACTCCGTGATGCCGTTCTTCTTCATCAGGAAGTGGACGCCCTTGACCCGGCCGTCCGCGACCGTGCGGCTGCGCCGGAACGCCTCGCCGTAGTCGAAGGAGACCGTGCCGTCGACCTTGATGCCGAAGGTCTTCGCCTCGTGGTTGAAGAGATGGGCCAGCTCGGCGTTGCGCAGCAGCGCCTTCGTCGGGATGCAGCCGACGTTCAGGCAGACACCGCCCCAGTACTTCTCCTCCACGACCGCGACCCGCTTGCCGAGCTGCGCGGCGCGGATGGCGGCGACGTAGCCGCCGGGGCCTGCTCCGAGTACGACGACGTCGAAGCGTTTACACATGGGGATTCCTTGGTTTCGAGAGACTTCGAGGCGGGCCGGGGCGGAAGCTGGCGGCGCCGACGACGAGATCGCCGACGAGGGACCGTGAAAGCGGGCAGCACGGTGACGTCGGGGGTGCCGCCGGGCGGCAGGTCGGCCGCGGCCATCGGACCCAGCAGGTCGATCAGGGACGTGCGTCGGCGGGAGCGGCTCTGGTACCCCACCGGTCGAGCATCGCGTAGGCGGGCTGCCATTGATCCGTATACGCATGGTGTGCGGACTCGGGCAGGAGCGCCGCCAGAACGGCGGCCACGGTCCGCTCAGCCGCACCGTCCAGGATCCATGGCAGAATCCATGCCGCGTCGGCCTGGATCAGCTGCGCATGAGCGCGCTCGAAACGCTCCCACTGATCCTCGCTCAGTACGACCTGAGCCACCGGAAACACGGACTCCTCTTCGTGGCGGAGATGACCGCGTAGCCCGGTGACCAACGAGCCGGTGAGGTCAGCGAACAGGTCGAGACCGAGATCGGGGCCTGCAAGCGCCTGGTCGATCGCCTCCAGCAGCTGGTCGAGCACTGCATGCTCGGCCTCGATCGCCTCCAGCCGCGCCAGGCAGAGGGGCCGCCCGAACAGAGCATGGCGCAGGGAGGGCCACAGCACGTCGTCCTCGGCGGTCTGATGAGCACGCAGAGCCTTCCGGAACAGAGTCCAGCCGACAGCGGTGCGCAGGATGTGTCGGGGATCGGGCTCGGGTTCGGGATCGGCGCGGGCGGTGGCTCGAGCGATGAAGTGCAACTCCCTTCGTAATGCGTTGTGCATCGCGTACGGCACGGTCATGTCGAACCTGTCTCTCATTTCTGTCTGACTCCTGGTTCCGGTGACCGGGCAGTGGGAAGCCATGTCTGACGGAGCAGCGGCATCGTGGACAGGGCGGCGGGGTGGCGCGGCCGGGGAGGAAACCGAGGCCCTCAACCAGCAGCCCGCCCGGCTCCCCAAAGCCTCCCGCGAGAGCCATGTCGGATCAACACAGACCTTGCTCGTTGATCGATAACTCGACGGTTATCGGAGCTCGGGGGACCCAGGCGACCCGAGCCGGGCTTGAGAGATGCTGCTGAGTCAGGTTCCGTCGACAAGCCCTCTGGAACCGGCAGAGGAAAGGAAGCCGAGACCGCGCTGTCTGGCTGCTGGGCGACAGGGCGAGCGTCCTCCGGCAGCTGATCGGCGTCGGAGCGCTGTGTAGCCGCGGGCGCTGTTCTGATCTCAGTGGATCGACGGGCTAGCAGCGGGCGGTGCGCTTCGGCGAAAGCTGACGCTGGGCGCCTACGACGCCCAGACGCAGCGGCCTGTCAGAACCGTATCGCACCGAATTCGCGGACCATGTCGGCGAGAGCAGTGATCAATTCGCTCTCCGCGTCGGTCCGCCAGATCAAGGCGAAGGACAGTTCCGGCTGGTCCGTGACGGGCAGCCAGCGGATGTTCGGCATGCCCCAGTGCCGCGTGACGTGGCTGGGGAAGCTGTGGATGATCTCGCCCATGCCGACCTGGTTGATCAGCTCCTCCGCGTTGGTCACGAGGCGCCCACGCTCGATCTGCCGGCCCTGCGAAGTGTGGAAGGGCAGGTAGGCGTTCTCCCAGTAGTCGGGCATGTCGGGGGCGACGGCGTGCTGGAAGTCGGAGAACACCTCAAGTCGCACCGACGTTCGCTGGGCCAGCTCATGGTCCGCGGCCACAGCGAGAACCCGGGGGTCCGTGCACAGGACCGGGCCGACGGTGAGGTCCGGTTCCTCCACGGGCAGCCAGGTGACGAGAACGTCCATGTCGTTGTCACGGAGCCGGCCGAACGGATCCACGTACTCCAACTGGCGAATCTCCAGCTCCCACTGCGGATTCCGCGAGCGGAAGGCCCTCCAGTAGGGATGCATGTCAACGACGTTGAACGGCATCATGCCGACCCGGAGCCTTCCGGTGACACCGCGGGCGGCCATCCGGGCGCGCTCCAGAGACTCGTGCAGACCCGCATAGACCGGCTGCAAGTCGTCGCGCAGCTGGCGTCCGACGTTGGTCAGGCGCACGGTGCGGCTGGTGCGCTCGAACAGCGCGGCGCCGATACGCCGTTCCTGCTTCCTGATGGCCTGGCTGACCCGTGCCTGAGAGACCAGAAGCCGCTCGGCACTCCGTCCGAAGTGCAACTCCTCAGCCAGAACCAGAAAGATCTCAATGTCCCGCAGTTCCATCGCGCCCCCGTACCCTCCGCGACACGACAGCCACAAGCTGCCGAGCCACGGAAGTATACGGCGATCGAACTTCCGCGCGAGGAGCAGGACTGAGGAGGGCGGACCGACTCGGCGAACGGTTCCGGCTTCCGGTAGGTCAAGTCCTTCCGAGTCCCGGCGCGGGTTGTCTGCGAGAGCCGCCGAAGCGGGGGTGGCTCGTGCGCGTTCATCCTGAACCGGTTACGCCCCGCCCAGGGACAGGGATGTCTACCTCGCCGCTCTCACGGCTCGGAGGCCGACTCACACTAGCCGCCAAAACGCCGTGAAATGTGTGATGTTCGCCCACATAGCACCGTCGCTCGCTCATACTGTTCAGGTGGACAATCTGCCGCTCTCGGCATTCGACTCGTTGCTCGGACTACGCAACCGCGGCATCCTGTCTGAGGAGCAGGCGATCCAGGAGATCCGGTCATTGCCGCCGCTGAGTGCCGCCGACGCCGAGGCGGCTGCCGAGCGGATCAAGGCACCGCCGCCTTCCGCCGCGGAGGCCGTGGCCCATGCGCAGGATGTCGGCACCGGCAGGCCATCCATGTTCGGCTCCCTGGAGCACAGGCGTACCCATTTTCTGCTTCTCCACGAAAGTGTGCGCCCGCGCGACGACGGTTCGCTGGGTCCGCACCGGGCGGTGCGGGACTGCCTCATCGCGACGGTCGACCTGCTGACCGACCAGCAGGATGCCGTCGTCCTGGACAAGGCGGCGAGGCTGGCCGATGCCTACGTCGCTGAGACGGCGTCGGCACAGGCCCACAATCTCGCCGGACGTGTTCACTTCGAGCCCTACTCACTTGGCGCGGGCAGTATGTCCTACCCGCACGATGTGTCCCTGCGCGACTATCGCCGAGCCTGGGCGATGGGCGTTCCCAGGCCCTGGTCCGAGCCGAAGCGGACGGACACTCCCAGCTCTGAGTGGAAGAGATTTCCCGGCATTGAGGAGTCTTTCCAGCGTGCCACCGCCTACTTCCAGCGCGCCGCCGACCTCGATGACGGCGTCGAACGGGGCCGTGCGCTGGCCTACCTGGCGTTGATCGACCTGACCAAGGCGACGGCCGGCGCCCCCTTGGACCACCCCCGCCTTGAAGGGCGGCTGGATGAGGCCGATCGGCTGCTGCCGACAGGTGTGGATCCCTCGATCTGGGCCAGGCTGTGGCTGTTCGTGGGTGATCTGCGCGATCCATCGGTCATGCTGCGCAGACCGCGCGTCCACGTACGCAATTTCGCGAATATGCTTGCCGAGTACGGCCTGCACGCCACCACCTGGCTCTACCTCTCCGCGCTGGAACTTGCGACCGGCGCCGGTGACTTCGGCCAGTTGACCGCACTCGCGCAGATACTCCATCCCTACCTGCCCCACGTCGGCATGGAACAGGCCCGGCTGCACTTCACGAGCCAGTGGTGGCACTTCCTGCCCGAGGATCCGACCGGCTGTGAGCAGCACCTGACAGGGACACCGCCCGAGACGTTCCTCGCCTACGGCCAGCCGGCAGCAGCCGTCCACGCCTTGCTGCACGCGCGTGTGGCCTCATGAAGCTGCCCATTCGCTGCCTTTCTGGCTGCTGCCGCTGGGCGACGGCATCATCGCGGACCGCTTCACCGTCAGCATGCTGCCCTGCCTGGAAGCACTGTTCTGGGCCGGCCGGCACGACGGTGGCACGACAGAGGGCGCACTGGTACTCGCCTCGGCCGATGGTGGTGTGCCCTACGGCCTGACGTATGAAGAGTCGGTGGAGCACACGGCGCACGAGATCGCGGCCATGTTCGGCTGCGAGGCGCTCACCGGGGAGCGGGCGACACCGGCCGAGTTCTTGGCCCGGGCCGGCAACGCCCCCTTCATTCACCTCGCTGCCCACGGCCTGCACGACCCGGACGCGCCGTTCTTCCACTGCCTGTTTTTGGCTGGCGAGGAGGGGCGACTGTTCGCCGACCAGATCCTGAAGTGCGACCTGCGTGCGGTCCGGCTGGTCACCCTGGAGGCGTGCGAGTCGCTACAGGTGCGCTACGACTACCTGGACAACGTCATCGGACTGGCGGCGACTCTGATCCGCGCCGGCGCCGGAGCCGTCGTGGGAGCGCGCTGGGCCGTGCGCCCGGAGGTGTCCGCACAGTTCTTTCCCACGCTCTACCAGCACCTGCAACACTCGGGCGACGTCGGAGCCGCCTTCACTCATGCCCAGCGGCTCACCCGCCGCAGCCATCCTCAGTACCCGGACTGGGGAGCATTTTGTCTCATGGGATATGCCGGATAGGAGCACCGTGGCACGAGCGATCCTGGAACTTGCCCTGCAACCGATGGCAGAGCACCCCGTCGAACTGGAGCCGCAGCGGGTACTGGGCAGTCCACCAGGCGGGCCGCTGGTCAGACGAATGTCCCTGGGCGAGCCGATCCTTGCGCGCCTGGACCGTCCGGCAGACGAACGCGACGCCATCGACAACCACGTACGAGACAGACTGGCCACCCATGAGTTCTACGAGCTGCACCTGGTCATGACACTTCATCCGCAGGCAGACGAACCGTTCGAGGATGCGGCCCTCGGCGTCAGCCTCACCGCACTGGACGGAGGGGAACCACCTATCGCCTGGTCTCTCTTCCCGCTGCGCGCCACCGTGCCGGTCACGGTGACCCACAGCATCGGAGTCAACGCCAAACTCGGTTTCGTTGAACCGTCCGCCACACACAGCACCGAACTGAGCTCGGATCAGGTCTCGATGCTGGGCCTCGGTGAACGCGAGAGCGACTTCGAGTGGCGCCTGCGCCGCACCAAAGCAGCCGAACTCTCCGGTGTACAGCGGATGTTCGCGGTGGTCATGGCCCGAAAGGGCGCTCCGTTCCAGGCGAAGATGATCGTGTCGGCCTCCGTGCGCCGGGCACGGCTCGGGCTCGCTCGCTTCCGCGCCAACCTCCCCGACAACGTGAGCCTGAGTATCTCCCATCACGGCACCGAGTGAAGTCGCGGCCAGATGAAGGGCGCCCGTCAGCAATGTCGTCCAGCCTCCAGGTTGGCGGACATCTCTGGTTAAAGTTGGTGCGGCGCAACTCGACGCGGGAGGCGGGGTGACGGCGACGATGCCTCCACCGGGAACCACGGCTGTCCTGGCACTGCTACCGGACGCCGAACCACTGCTGGAGCTGGCTGCCAAGGCGCGCAGGTCTCCTACTTCGGTCCCGGCACGAGTCACCCCGGTGTACACGAATCGGCCGTCGACGCCGCCGTGGCATCCCACCCGGGCCCTGGCCAACGTGCTCACCATCAAGGAGCATTGCGACAAGCCATGGGCCGACATCTGCCTGGCCTACGTCGGTGATGGCCAGTCCAACGTGGCCAACTCCCTGCGGATCGCAGGGGCGTTGCTGGGCATGACGGTACGTGTCGTGGCTCCTGCAACGATGAGTGGCTCCCCAGACATGCGGGACCAGGTGGAGCGGATCCGTGCGCGAACAGGTGGGGGTGCAGAGGAGAGCGACGAGATCGACGAGGGCGTGCGGGACGCCGACTTCGTGTACGCCGACACCTGGAGCCATCTCGGGGAGCCGGTCGAGTCCTGGCGCCCCAGGGTGGCGGCCCTCGCTCCGTACCGCGTCGACAGCCAGGTCCTGGCCGCGACGAAGAACCCTCCGCGCCGTCCCTGCCGGTCTCGGCCAGTACTGCCGCACCGATCGAGGTGCTCTTGTCAGCGACCTGGCCGCCCAGCCGTAGCACCCCTCTGCTTGCGGGCGGGGCAAACCGTGACGGTGCGGCCGGGGCCGTGCGGAGGTGGCGGGTGCTACTTCGCGGCCGTGCCGGATTCCCCGCTGATGGACTCCTGGTAGACGTCCGCGTAGGTAGGAGAGTCCTTGATCAGGTCGTCGCAGAACGCGGCGACGTCGTCGCCGATGAGTTCCAGGACTCCCTTGCCCGCGGCGACGCCCTCCTCGAAGAAGTCGACGATCCCGGGAAGTAGAGGCCCGTCGGGCAAGTCGACTGGCCCGACCTTGAACAGGTACTTCTGCATTTCCTTGTAGACGATCTGGTAGTCCGGCGGGAGAGCCTTGACCCGAGCCACGTGTGCCCGCCACTGCTTCTTGCCTTCGATGATGTCCTGGATGCTCACGTCAGCCTCCCAGCCGGCTCAATTTCCTAGCGACGTTCCTGTTCAACTGCTCGCGCCACCGGTCGCGATAAGTCCGGGCCCCTTCTCCGCCGGCCAGCGCCGTGCAGAAGCCTTGAATGTCGTCGCCGAGCACCTCGTGTACGTTCTGTCCGTCCGCCGCTGCCACTTCGAGCAGCCCCAGGGCGGCGTCCAGGATCGGCAGCAGGTTGCGGCCGGTGAAGTCCCCGTGGGGGAAGAGGTGGGCCTTGATCTGTTCCCACGCCGCCCGGTAGTCGTCCGGCAGGGCCGCGGCCCGCGCCTCGAACGCCTTCCATTCCCGGGTGAGATCGCTGCCTGTGACCTTCTCCCAGAAGTTCATCTCCCGCCCTCCTTGAGCCTGTCGATGCGTGATGAGACGTACTGCCATTTCGCCCAGAACTTCGAGAGTTCATCGCGTCCGGCGTCGTTGAGCGCGTAGAACTTGCGGGGCGGACCAACCCCGGAGGGACGTTTGGTCACCTGGACGAGCTTGTTCCTCTCCAGTCGCAGCAAGATCGTGTACACCGTCCCCTCGACGACATCGGTGAAGCCCAGCTCGTTCAGCTGACGGGTGATGGCGTACCCGTAGGTTTCCTCGCTGCCGATGATTTCGAGCACGCACCCTTCGAGCGTGCCCTTCAACATCTCCGTCAGGTCATCCATCGCGAGCCCTCCTCAGCCCTGCCGGTACTCTGTAGTGCCGAGTACCGCTATACGGTATCACCGAGTAGTAGGTATGTCGGCCCACTGAGTGATTTCAGGGCATGAGGAGTACCGGCTCACTTGGGTGCTCGCGGTTCCACCGCCGGGTCAGCGCGCGGTGATTCGGGACTTCTTGACCTTGTTGCCGCAGGTGTTCATGGAGCACCAGCGGCGGTTGGCACCGCGACTGGTGTCGAGGAACAGCCCCGCGCATCCAGGGCCTTCGCAGTTCTTGATGCGGCTGCGGTCGGGGCCTCCGAGGATGTGGATGGCATCCGCGGCCAGGACGCCGAGGGCGTCACTGACAGGGTCCGTCTCCGTCAGGTTCCATCCTGCGCGTTCGTGTCGCAGCACAGCCTTCGCGTGCCCGGCGGCAGCCATCGCGTTGAGGGTACGGACATCCTTGGGCTCCAGCTGCTCCCCTGCGGCGATCGCCGACCCGACTCGGTAGATCACCTCGCGCAGTTCGACGGCGTTTTCCAGGTCGGTCTGCGACACGTCCGTAACGCCGAGCCCGGCGGCCCCCAGCCACATCTTCAGTCGTGCGGGGTCAGCCAGCCGCTCTCTCGGCGCCAGGCCAGCGCGATCGCTGACGGTAGCGGTGAACCGGAACGCCAGGACCTCGTTGTCCATCCGGAACACACGACGCGCATCCTCGGTCATTCCAACCTCCGCAGGGAGCGACAACACGTGTTGAACCACTTCAGACGGTTCGCGCTGATCGTAACTCCATGACATTCTTGAACCGTCTTAGACGGTTCACGGGAAGGAGCGCTTGACGTGAGCAGCATCGCGGTCATCGGTCTGGGAGCCATGGGGAGACCCATCGCACGCAACCTCTTGAAGGCCGGCCACGACGTCGTGGTGTGGAACCGCTCCGACGGGCCCGCGGACGAACTGGCCGCAGCAGGCGCCCGTCCTGCCACTTCAGTCGCGGAGGCCATGCAATCGCCAGTGGTCTTCTCGGCCCTGTCCGATGACCGGGCCCTCGCCGAGACTTTCATCGACTCCGATGTCCTCGCTCAGACCCCGGGCGGAACTGTTCACGTCAACCTCGCCACGGTGAGTACCGGCATGGCTCGCCGGGTCGGCGCAGCACACGCCGAGCATGGTGTCGGATACGTCGCGGCACCGGTCTTCGGCCGCGCTCCGGTCGCCGAAGCCGGAGCGCTCAACGTCCTTGCGGCCGGTGAACATGCGCTGCTCGACCGCGTGCAGCCGTTCTTCGACGTGATCGGCGCGCGGACCTGGCGGCTCGGCGACCGTCCGGAGCAGGCCAACATCGTGAAGATCCTAGGGAACTACCTGATCGCCTGCGCGATCCAGTCGCTGGGCGAGGCCGTCAGCGTCGCGGAAGGCGCCGATGTCGACCCCGGGCAGTTGGTCGAACTGCTGGCTACGACGCTCTTCCCGGGACCGGTCTACACCGGCTACGGATCGATGATTGCCGAACGGCGCTACCAGCCGGCTGGATTCACCACAGTCCTGGGCCGCAAGGACCTCCACCTCGCGCTCGACGCAGCGACCGACCAAGGCATCCCGCTCCCGATCGGTCAACTATTGCGTGCTGTCTTCGACGAGGCCATCGCCGACGGTCGCGGAGCGGACGACTGGGCGGTGATCGCGGAACAGCAGCCGCGGTGACCACCGACCTCGGATCCGGCCCCGGGCCGACCTCGCTGCTACCAGTCATCCCTGGGCGCGGAACCCCAAGAAGGACTCCCACACGCCGGCACCTCGCGCACATGCGTATCGAAGTGGGCTTTCGGAGGCAGGCGCGGACCTTGCGGTCGTGCCCCTCACCTGCAAAGAGCCCCACGGACGCCACGGCCCACCCGCCCGCACCGCTTCCCGCGCCGGACCCGTCGTCGCTCATGGCGCCGCCCGCAGTGCCGAGTTTCGGAGTCGGCACATCGGCGTAAGGCCTGCTCCAGGCGTCGCGTGGAACACGCGGAACCTGTCACCCGTGCGAGTTAATTACACCGCTCTGACGAGGGACGGAGGAGCAAATGGGGGACCGCGTCCACGACCGGCCGGTTCACTGACGCTCCTTGACGATCTGTCGGCAGAGCAGAGGTGCATCGGGCATGACCGGACAACCGCAGGACCAGACGCAGCAGGCTCAGCAGGCGCCTTGGAATCCGTTGGCCGCCCTGGAACAGGTCGGCCTCCTCGTGCTGGGGGCCGTCGATCTCGTACTCGACCAGGTGCAGCAGGCGACAGACCGGGGCCAGGGCGCGGTGCGGCGATCCGATGTGCGTGAGCTGGTCGCGGACGGGATGAAGGACCTGAAGGCGCGCGGGGAACTCGCCTCGCGGCGGGCGGCTGCCGCGGACAGCGACAACTATTTGGAACTGATGGCCCGTCGGTCCGCCGAGCGGAGCACGCGCACCGCGGCCGCAGCGCAGCCCGAGAAGACGGTGCCGCGCCATGCGTGACGATCTGGCGTTCCGGCGGCGCATCGACGCGTACCTGTGTCGACTTGTCGATGAGGAGGAGGCCGAGCTGCTGCGGCTGTCCGGTGAACTCGCCCCCTTATGCATCCAGTTGCGCACCTCGCTGACCCGGGGCAAGCGTCTGCGCGCCGCCTTCCTGTACTGGGGCTGGCGCGCCTCGGGCCAGCCGGACTGCGACGGGGTGATCCGTGCGGCCGCCGCCATGGAGCTGGTGCACGCGGCAGCCTGCACGCACGACGACATCATCGACGACAGCCGCCTGCGGCACGGACTCCCCACCGCCCACGTCGCCTTCGCCGAGGTCGGCGCGCTCCGCTGGAGCCCCCGCGACCCGCTCCCCGGACCCGTAGGGCACGTCGCTGTACGGCAGGAGCAGCCCGCCGCGCTCGCCATGATGCTCGGTGACCTGCTGATGGGATACGCGGCCCAGGTCTTCGCCACGTGCGGCCTGCCCGGCGCGTACGTGGCTCGGACGGTGCCCCTGTGGTCGACCCTGCTGCGCGAGACCATCGCGGGCGAATTCCTGGAAGTACTGCGCACCGGCAACGACGCGCCTGAGATCGCGGAATCGCTGGAGGTCGCCCGCTACAAGACCGCCAAGTACACGGTGGAGCGGCCGCTGCACATGGGCGCCACGCTCGGCGGCGCCTCACGGCAGGTGATGGAAGCCTTCACGGCGTACGGGCTGCCGCTCGGTGAGGCCTTCCAGCTCCGCGACGACCTGATCGGGACCTTCGGTGATCCCGCCGAGACCGGCAAGTCGAATCTGGACGACTTGCGGGATCGCAAACCCACCGCGCTGCTCGCCACGTCCCTCACCCTTCTGAGCCCCCCTGACCGTCGGCTGCTGGAGAAGATCCTCGACGACCCCGCGCTGGACGAGTCCGACGCGGCGCGGGTGCGGAAGCTGATGGACGAGTGCGGAGCACGCAGACGCGTCGAGGAAATGATCTCGGAGCGGGTGTCGGAGGCCCGTAGTGCCCTGGACTGCGCGGCGATGCCGATCGAAGCACGCGCGGCGCTGGGCGAGTTGGCCACCTCGGCGGCCGACCGGGCGTGGTGAGGGCCGCTCCGCGCCGTCCTCCGCCCTCACTCCCCCACCGGCCTCCCCGCGCCCCGCGCCGGAACCCGTCCCGCTGTACGAGCAACACGCACACGCGCCCCCGCACGCCACACAGGAGCATGCCGTGACAACCGAGAAGACACCGAAGCACTACACCGACGCGACGCTCGACGAACTGCGTACCCAGGGCGACCCCTTGGCGGATGAGACCGTGGCCGCCATGTTCGAGCGCGGGGAGGTTCGGGACTTCAACACCCTGATGCGATTCTTCAGCACCGCCGGCCACAAACTCCCCGACGGGCTGCCGCAGTCGGCGGCCTCGTTCCTGGAGGCCACGGGCATGCCACCGAAGTGGGTCGACTGGGACATCATGGAGCGCGCCCGTCTCTTCTTCATGGACAACGCTCCGCACATCAACACGGGCCTGTCCTTCGCCGCGATGCCTGCCACGTACGCGGTTCCGCGCGTCGCCAAACTGCTCGCCTCCACCCACTCGATGG
This window contains:
- the lpdA gene encoding dihydrolipoyl dehydrogenase, producing MCKRFDVVVLGAGPGGYVAAIRAAQLGKRVAVVEEKYWGGVCLNVGCIPTKALLRNAELAHLFNHEAKTFGIKVDGTVSFDYGEAFRRSRTVADGRVKGVHFLMKKNGITEFNGRGSFVDPNTLQITEADGAIRTVSFDNCVIATGATPRLLPGTARSERVVTYEEQILADDLPQSIVIAGAGAIGVEFAYVLHNYGVKVTIVEFLDRIAPLEDADVSKELAKQYRKLGIDVLTSTRVESIDESGPQVRVTVTGKDGAQKVLEADKVLQASGFAPNVSGYGLENTGVALTERGAIEVDGHCRTNVPNIYAIGDVTAKLMLAHTAESMGVVAAETIGDTETMKLDYSMIPRATYCRPQIASFGWTEAQAREKGYDVKVAKFPFTANGKAHGLGDSTGFVKIIADAKHGEIIGAHLIGPDVTELLPELTLAQQWDLTVHEVARNVHAHPTLGEAVKEAIHGLAGHMINL
- a CDS encoding hemerythrin domain-containing protein: MRDRFDMTVPYAMHNALRRELHFIARATARADPEPEPDPRHILRTAVGWTLFRKALRAHQTAEDDVLWPSLRHALFGRPLCLARLEAIEAEHAVLDQLLEAIDQALAGPDLGLDLFADLTGSLVTGLRGHLRHEEESVFPVAQVVLSEDQWERFERAHAQLIQADAAWILPWILDGAAERTVAAVLAALLPESAHHAYTDQWQPAYAMLDRWGTRAAPADARP
- a CDS encoding LysR family transcriptional regulator; the encoded protein is MELRDIEIFLVLAEELHFGRSAERLLVSQARVSQAIRKQERRIGAALFERTSRTVRLTNVGRQLRDDLQPVYAGLHESLERARMAARGVTGRLRVGMMPFNVVDMHPYWRAFRSRNPQWELEIRQLEYVDPFGRLRDNDMDVLVTWLPVEEPDLTVGPVLCTDPRVLAVAADHELAQRTSVRLEVFSDFQHAVAPDMPDYWENAYLPFHTSQGRQIERGRLVTNAEELINQVGMGEIIHSFPSHVTRHWGMPNIRWLPVTDQPELSFALIWRTDAESELITALADMVREFGAIRF
- a CDS encoding CHAT domain-containing protein, giving the protein MWPHEAAHSLPFWLLPLGDGIIADRFTVSMLPCLEALFWAGRHDGGTTEGALVLASADGGVPYGLTYEESVEHTAHEIAAMFGCEALTGERATPAEFLARAGNAPFIHLAAHGLHDPDAPFFHCLFLAGEEGRLFADQILKCDLRAVRLVTLEACESLQVRYDYLDNVIGLAATLIRAGAGAVVGARWAVRPEVSAQFFPTLYQHLQHSGDVGAAFTHAQRLTRRSHPQYPDWGAFCLMGYAG
- a CDS encoding DUF1048 domain-containing protein, with the translated sequence MSIQDIIEGKKQWRAHVARVKALPPDYQIVYKEMQKYLFKVGPVDLPDGPLLPGIVDFFEEGVAAGKGVLELIGDDVAAFCDDLIKDSPTYADVYQESISGESGTAAK
- a CDS encoding DUF1048 domain-containing protein, encoding MNFWEKVTGSDLTREWKAFEARAAALPDDYRAAWEQIKAHLFPHGDFTGRNLLPILDAALGLLEVAAADGQNVHEVLGDDIQGFCTALAGGEGARTYRDRWREQLNRNVARKLSRLGG
- a CDS encoding PadR family transcriptional regulator: MDDLTEMLKGTLEGCVLEIIGSEETYGYAITRQLNELGFTDVVEGTVYTILLRLERNKLVQVTKRPSGVGPPRKFYALNDAGRDELSKFWAKWQYVSSRIDRLKEGGR
- a CDS encoding CGNR zinc finger domain-containing protein — its product is MTEDARRVFRMDNEVLAFRFTATVSDRAGLAPRERLADPARLKMWLGAAGLGVTDVSQTDLENAVELREVIYRVGSAIAAGEQLEPKDVRTLNAMAAAGHAKAVLRHERAGWNLTETDPVSDALGVLAADAIHILGGPDRSRIKNCEGPGCAGLFLDTSRGANRRWCSMNTCGNKVKKSRITAR
- a CDS encoding NAD(P)-dependent oxidoreductase, giving the protein MSSIAVIGLGAMGRPIARNLLKAGHDVVVWNRSDGPADELAAAGARPATSVAEAMQSPVVFSALSDDRALAETFIDSDVLAQTPGGTVHVNLATVSTGMARRVGAAHAEHGVGYVAAPVFGRAPVAEAGALNVLAAGEHALLDRVQPFFDVIGARTWRLGDRPEQANIVKILGNYLIACAIQSLGEAVSVAEGADVDPGQLVELLATTLFPGPVYTGYGSMIAERRYQPAGFTTVLGRKDLHLALDAATDQGIPLPIGQLLRAVFDEAIADGRGADDWAVIAEQQPR
- a CDS encoding polyprenyl synthetase family protein, which codes for MRDDLAFRRRIDAYLCRLVDEEEAELLRLSGELAPLCIQLRTSLTRGKRLRAAFLYWGWRASGQPDCDGVIRAAAAMELVHAAACTHDDIIDDSRLRHGLPTAHVAFAEVGALRWSPRDPLPGPVGHVAVRQEQPAALAMMLGDLLMGYAAQVFATCGLPGAYVARTVPLWSTLLRETIAGEFLEVLRTGNDAPEIAESLEVARYKTAKYTVERPLHMGATLGGASRQVMEAFTAYGLPLGEAFQLRDDLIGTFGDPAETGKSNLDDLRDRKPTALLATSLTLLSPPDRRLLEKILDDPALDESDAARVRKLMDECGARRRVEEMISERVSEARSALDCAAMPIEARAALGELATSAADRAW